One part of the Prunus persica cultivar Lovell chromosome G5, Prunus_persica_NCBIv2, whole genome shotgun sequence genome encodes these proteins:
- the LOC18775653 gene encoding flavonol 4'-sulfotransferase — translation MASSGSDLFDGQVEENKNFHENFGEMLSTLPKGLGAGGCYYQYQGFWYSSVWLLGTIWAQRSFRARDTDILLAASPKSGTTWMKALMFAIVNRKRYPHLPSSSLASHPLLTKSPHNCVPYLEVRDEEHMIGGNPIAYLDSLPPSSPRLLSTHIPYTSLPKSILSDSGGRIVYIARNPKDVFVSYWSFCQKFKSKTDPSKGQPLAAISMEEAFELFCKGVSITGPFWDHVLDYWKASLERPDQVVFMKYEDMKMDTMQHVKRLAEFMGHPFSLEEERQGVVQEIINLCSFQNLSNLEVNKSGAYRVHIASQTGQTPLLVNNSAFFRRGEIGDSKNHLTVEMLEHLDKITEEKLGSFGLKL, via the coding sequence ATGGCTTCAAGTGGGTCTGATCTTTTCGATGGACAAGTAGAGGAAAACAAGAATTTCCATGAAAACTTCGGAGAAATGCTGTCAACTCTCCCTAAAGGCTTGGGAGCTGGTGGGTGTTACTACCAATACCAAGGCTTTTGGTATTCCAGCGTTTGGCTTTTAGGCACCATTTGGGCACAACGAAGTTTCAGGGCTAGAGACACTGACATTCTCTTGGCAGCCTCTCCAAAGTCCGGTACAACCTGGATGAAGGCCCTAATGTTTGCTATCGTAAATCGAAAGCGCTACCCTCATcttccatcatcatcattggcATCCCATCCGTTGCTCACAAAAAGTCCACACAATTGTGTACCATACCTAGAGGTTCGTGATGAAGAGCACATGATTGGAGGCAATCCAATCGCCTACCTAGACTCTCTTCCACCATCATCACCTAGATTGCTTTCAACCCACATTCCATACACATCGTTGCCAAAATCCATTTTGAGTGATTCGGGTGGTCGAATTGTGTATATTGCTAGGAACCCAAAagatgtttttgtttcttactgGAGCTTCTGCCagaaatttaaatccaaaaCTGACCCATCAAAAGGGCAACCACTAGCAGCAATTTCCATGGAAGAGGCATTTGAGTTGTTCTGCAAAGGGGTTTCAATTACAGGCCCCTTTTGGGATCATGTTCTCGACTACTGGAAAGCGAGCTTGGAACGCCCTGATCAGGTAGTGTTTATGAAGTACGAGGATATGAAAATGGACACAATGCAGCATGTGAAGAGGTTGGCTGAGTTCATGGGGCATCCTTTTTCGTTAGAGGAAGAGAGGCAAGGCGTTGtgcaagaaattataaacttgTGCAGTTTTCAGAATTTGAGTAATTTGGAGGTGAACAAAAGTGGGGCATATCGTGTCCATATCGCGTCCCAAACGGGGCAAACACCTTTGCTGGTGAACAACAGTGCCTTCTTCAGACGAGGAGAGATTGGAGACTCCAAGAACCATCTAACGGTTGAGATGCTTGAGCATCTGGACAAAATCACAGAGGAAAAGTTGGGTTCTTTTGGTTTGAAACTTTAG